One window of the Ruegeria sp. THAF33 genome contains the following:
- a CDS encoding DUF6878 family protein has translation MTQANDFYAQMLEAQRRAAEQRVETRAALLTELRGLGVTGLDVQYEGYGDSGNVEEVVVTPDTITLTEELRRRVEDFGWDFAYALSPGFENNEGGYGELTWALETDKIDVSHSNRFIETDTTEHEGL, from the coding sequence ATGACACAAGCAAATGATTTCTACGCGCAGATGCTCGAAGCCCAGAGACGGGCAGCCGAACAGCGGGTCGAGACCCGCGCGGCGCTTCTCACCGAACTGCGCGGCCTCGGCGTGACCGGCCTCGACGTGCAATATGAAGGCTATGGCGATTCCGGCAATGTCGAGGAGGTCGTCGTGACGCCTGACACGATTACCCTGACAGAAGAGCTGCGGCGACGGGTCGAAGATTTCGGCTGGGACTTTGCCTATGCGCTGAGCCCTGGCTTCGAAAACAACGAGGGCGGCTATGGCGAATTGACCTGGGCGCTCGAGACGGACAAGATCGATGTCAGCCACTCGAACCGCTTCATCGAGACCGACACCACAGAACATGAGGGGCTCTGA
- a CDS encoding DUF3768 domain-containing protein, which produces MTTTLDLDPVKEAALVASQNDAFRRSILGNILVTDAPQGQFVMTRGVAALGPDAQLALTRSVASFDAFNADSDPQGWHEMGVIDLDGTKVWFKIDLYDVDYTYGSPEPSDPDQTRRVLTLLLPSEY; this is translated from the coding sequence ATGACCACCACACTTGACCTCGATCCCGTTAAGGAAGCCGCACTCGTCGCTTCGCAGAATGACGCCTTTCGTCGCTCTATCCTTGGCAATATCCTCGTCACCGATGCCCCGCAGGGCCAGTTCGTGATGACCCGTGGCGTTGCAGCGCTTGGGCCCGATGCCCAGCTTGCTCTCACCCGCAGCGTGGCTTCATTTGACGCGTTCAACGCTGACAGCGACCCGCAAGGATGGCACGAGATGGGCGTCATCGACCTCGACGGCACGAAGGTCTGGTTCAAGATCGACCTGTACGACGTCGACTACACCTATGGCTCGCCTGAGCCCTCCGATCCTGATCAGACGCGCCGGGTCCTGACCCTGCTTCTGCCGTCGGAATACTGA